In one Bacteroidales bacterium genomic region, the following are encoded:
- the rlmH gene encoding 23S rRNA (pseudouridine(1915)-N(3))-methyltransferase RlmH translates to MKIKVLVVGKNKEEYIADALREYHKRINKYIRFDIEEISSIKASKKYSEKEIREKEGQKILKALPGDSIVVLLDERGKQMNSTEFAKWIQKFMNSGTRTMTFVIGGAYGFSDGLYEKADMKLSFSKMTFSHQIVRVVFAEQLYRAFTIIHGEPYHHGG, encoded by the coding sequence ATGAAGATTAAGGTTCTGGTAGTCGGAAAAAATAAGGAGGAATATATAGCGGACGCTTTGAGGGAATACCATAAAAGAATTAATAAGTACATCCGTTTTGATATTGAAGAGATCAGCAGCATCAAAGCATCCAAAAAATATTCTGAGAAGGAAATCAGGGAAAAAGAAGGGCAAAAGATACTGAAAGCATTACCCGGTGACTCCATTGTTGTACTTTTGGATGAGCGTGGAAAACAAATGAATTCCACGGAATTTGCAAAGTGGATTCAGAAGTTTATGAACTCGGGTACCCGCACTATGACATTTGTTATAGGCGGAGCTTACGGATTTTCTGATGGGCTTTATGAAAAGGCGGATATGAAACTGTCTTTCTCAAAAATGACTTTTTCCCACCAGATTGTACGGGTGGTTTTTGCTGAGCAGCTATATCGGGCATTTACAATTATCCACGGCGAACCCTATCATCATGGCGGTTGA
- a CDS encoding YihY/virulence factor BrkB family protein, with protein MDIGKRNEGIINLIKRRSKRISLPGFYSIPLYEVIKFFIDGLKNGALTTRASSVAFNFVLAMFPGIIFLFTLIPYIPIDNFQTELLNVFQNILPQNAFNLLKSTLVDIIMTKNWGLLSFGALASLFFSMNGIHALIDAFNSTHHYIETRSWITQRLISLGLVFILATLITSATLLIILSRTVLNMLVEQNILEYGITLYLILIGQWVIIILFHLLAISFIYYLAPAKRPNWNFFSPGAIFATFLTIMASVIFSLFINNFGQLNKLYGSIGTLMVVLIWTYFNSLALILGFELNASISSAKIKSKYS; from the coding sequence ATGGATATCGGAAAAAGAAACGAGGGTATTATAAATTTAATAAAGAGGAGATCCAAACGGATAAGCCTCCCGGGATTCTATAGTATTCCCCTTTATGAAGTAATCAAATTCTTCATAGATGGATTAAAAAACGGAGCATTGACTACCCGGGCATCCTCGGTGGCATTCAACTTTGTGCTGGCCATGTTCCCCGGCATCATTTTCCTTTTTACTCTTATTCCTTACATCCCGATAGATAATTTTCAAACGGAGCTTCTGAATGTCTTTCAAAACATCCTGCCCCAGAATGCTTTTAATCTTTTGAAATCTACCCTGGTGGATATTATAATGACCAAAAACTGGGGCCTTTTGTCTTTCGGTGCACTGGCCAGTTTGTTCTTTTCAATGAACGGCATCCACGCTCTGATAGACGCTTTTAATTCCACCCACCACTATATAGAAACCAGGAGTTGGATCACGCAGCGGTTGATATCACTTGGTCTTGTTTTCATCCTGGCTACCCTGATCACTTCTGCCACACTGCTGATCATATTAAGCCGGACAGTTTTAAATATGCTGGTTGAACAAAACATACTTGAATATGGTATAACCCTTTACCTGATACTAATCGGACAATGGGTTATCATCATTTTATTTCATCTTTTGGCCATATCGTTCATATATTATCTGGCACCGGCCAAAAGGCCTAACTGGAACTTTTTTTCACCCGGAGCCATATTCGCCACCTTTCTGACAATTATGGCTTCTGTAATCTTCTCATTATTCATCAATAATTTCGGCCAGCTTAACAAGCTGTACGGCTCCATTGGCACTTTGATGGTGGTACTGATTTGGACCTACTTCAATTCTCTGGCTTTAATACTTGGTTTCGAGCTCAATGCAAGCATCAGCAGTGCCAAAATCAAATCAAAATATTCATGA
- the nadC gene encoding carboxylating nicotinate-nucleotide diphosphorylase codes for MKLNNNHLQSILELAVKEDIGDGDHSSLACIPKRKQGTSQLLIKEKGIIAGIDIARRVFDIIDPNLRTELYISDGNKVNKADIAFQVKGKVRSILQAERPALNFLQRMSGIATQTRLYADKLKDLNTKVLDTRKTTPGLRILEKQAVALGGGSNHRMGLYDMIMLKDNHIDFAGSIDKAIRKTLKYLHKQEKNLKIEVEVRNLEEVREVMQTGGVDRIMLDNFNTEDTKRAVELINGMFETESSGNITLENIRQYAECGVDYISVGALTHQIKSLDMSLKAIDF; via the coding sequence ATGAAATTGAATAACAACCATCTCCAGAGCATACTTGAATTAGCCGTAAAAGAAGATATAGGTGACGGGGACCATTCCTCCCTGGCCTGTATTCCCAAAAGAAAACAGGGAACATCCCAGCTTCTTATAAAGGAAAAAGGTATTATCGCAGGTATAGACATTGCCCGCAGGGTTTTTGATATCATTGACCCGAATCTCCGGACCGAATTATACATCTCTGACGGAAACAAAGTAAACAAGGCGGATATTGCTTTCCAGGTTAAAGGAAAGGTTCGTTCCATTCTGCAGGCGGAAAGACCAGCTTTGAATTTCCTGCAGCGGATGAGCGGTATAGCCACCCAAACCAGACTGTATGCCGATAAGTTAAAAGACCTGAACACAAAGGTTCTGGATACAAGAAAGACCACTCCGGGCTTGCGTATTCTGGAAAAACAGGCTGTAGCCCTTGGTGGCGGGTCCAATCACCGCATGGGGCTCTATGATATGATCATGCTCAAAGACAACCACATTGATTTTGCAGGAAGCATTGATAAAGCCATCCGCAAGACTCTGAAATACCTGCACAAACAGGAAAAAAACCTTAAGATTGAAGTTGAAGTGAGAAACCTGGAGGAAGTCAGGGAAGTTATGCAAACAGGCGGGGTAGACAGGATCATGCTTGATAACTTTAATACGGAAGACACCAAAAGAGCTGTTGAACTGATCAACGGTATGTTTGAAACCGAATCCTCAGGAAACATTACATTGGAGAACATCCGGCAATATGCTGAATGTGGTGTGGATTATATCTCAGTTGGTGCCCTCACTCATCAGATCAAGAGCCTTGATATGAGCCTCAAAGCAATAGACTTTTAA
- the pdxH gene encoding pyridoxamine 5'-phosphate oxidase gives MRYNLSHIRREYAQRSLSKNDVDKNPFRQLERWLDEAVHAEAYEPTAMILSTSDAKGRVTSRTVLLKEMKTEGLVFYTNYNSLKGRQLKENPFVSALFYWAELESQVRLEGVTEKVPPEESDRYFESRPETSRIGTWASDQSTEIPDRKYLEQRQQEYSEYFRNKKIERPPHWGGYLIRPTRFEFWQGRENRLHDRIEYSLEEKKWVLRRLAP, from the coding sequence ATGAGATACAATTTATCACATATCAGAAGAGAATACGCCCAAAGATCGCTCTCTAAAAATGATGTGGACAAAAACCCCTTCAGACAACTGGAGCGCTGGCTCGATGAAGCAGTTCATGCAGAGGCATATGAGCCCACAGCCATGATCCTTTCCACATCCGATGCAAAGGGAAGGGTTACCTCCCGCACTGTACTGCTGAAAGAGATGAAAACAGAAGGACTGGTTTTTTATACCAATTACAATAGTTTAAAAGGCCGGCAGTTAAAGGAAAATCCGTTTGTTTCTGCCCTCTTTTACTGGGCTGAACTGGAAAGTCAGGTTCGGCTGGAGGGTGTAACAGAGAAAGTCCCTCCAGAAGAATCCGACCGTTATTTTGAATCCAGACCGGAAACCAGCAGGATCGGCACCTGGGCCTCGGATCAGAGCACCGAGATCCCCGACCGGAAATACCTGGAACAAAGGCAACAGGAATATTCAGAATATTTCCGCAACAAAAAGATCGAACGGCCTCCCCACTGGGGCGGTTATCTGATCAGGCCTACACGCTTTGAATTCTGGCAGGGCAGAGAAAACCGGCTGCACGACCGGATTGAATATTCACTGGAGGAGAAGAAGTGGGTGCTCAGAAGGCTGGCGCCATAA
- a CDS encoding DUF4783 domain-containing protein, with amino-acid sequence MNVYTKIIPLLVIFTLFFNKAVTDTAQEIPNDIAVAFKVGTAKELARFFNDNLELAVDEKEDIYSKSQAERIMDDFFVKHPPKNFKFIHKGGKEDAQYAIGRLQTFEGNFRVYMLLKPQKGQLLIHQLRIENEIE; translated from the coding sequence ATGAATGTGTACACAAAAATAATACCTCTGCTTGTTATTTTTACTTTATTTTTTAACAAAGCGGTTACGGATACCGCGCAGGAAATCCCCAATGATATTGCCGTAGCTTTTAAAGTAGGCACAGCGAAAGAACTTGCCAGATTTTTTAACGATAACCTGGAACTTGCGGTGGATGAAAAAGAGGATATATATAGTAAATCCCAGGCAGAGCGAATCATGGACGATTTTTTTGTTAAACACCCCCCGAAAAATTTTAAATTTATCCACAAAGGGGGTAAAGAGGATGCTCAATATGCTATAGGAAGGCTTCAGACCTTTGAAGGAAATTTTAGGGTATACATGCTTTTAAAACCTCAAAAAGGCCAATTGCTTATCCATCAACTGCGTATTGAAAATGAAATTGAATAA
- a CDS encoding PD-(D/E)XK nuclease family protein — translation MQYFLQEVARDVYKKYGNALSGICVVFPNQRPGLFFKRYLAGELKNPVWSPEVLTISDLMQHLSGLQKADQLSLIFMLYQVFKKEKQSQESFDEFYHWGEMLLRDFDDIDKYLADPRDVFRNLARLKSLEDHFSYLTEEQIESIRRFWDTLNVSQLSKEQNDFISIWQVLYNVYFQFNMLLDEHKQGYEGKIYRSVTDRINSQKLTPEQDKYIFIGFNALTPVEHRLFKELKQQGKAVFYWDYDHFYLNDHEAGSFIQHNMEHFPGEELGVYDGMKQDKYIRFVNTPYDISQAKILPDLLTDMPQKESHSPDKTAIVLPDEHLLLPVLNSLPETPGEVNVTMGYPVYSTPAFSFLLTLIRLQENVKQQNGEVQFYYNDVLSVLNHQYLGIIRDEEVEKLIEQIHKHNKIYIPSGELTINNLFRAVFALPESYESLSDYLLDNYYRFYTLLKQQDEGEDYSLRMELESIYYVYIAIKRLKEVFQQHQANVKPATYLRILERVVKNQSIPFQGEPLSGIQVMGLLETRTLDFENLLILSMNEGVFPKAESTPSFIPFSLRKGFGLPTYEHNDAIYAYYFYRLIQRAKNITLVYNSGTDGIKMGEMSRFMHQLKFETNFDIREKTVVSGITIPEARPVTVAKTAEILDVLENYNAISGGEKSFSPSAINTYLRCSLQFYYRYIAGLKEPEEVTENVDLPLFGSLLHKAIQLLYEPYRQNKSRITSEELKKLERNDDLIEARIMEAFREEYFSDFPADKKINLSGKNLLIKDIIFQYIKQFLKVEQKFAPFIPISLEETWKTSVEFAVDGEDKNVLIQGDIDRVDENGSGIRIIDYKTGQPKQSFKDVPSLFEEYGNHAALQALIYSRMYSEVHGPQKKIVPGLYFFRRIYQDDFDWSVKMNKKQVAYDEIKVELEEHLRAVLSEIFDPGETFTQTDD, via the coding sequence GGTATGGTCGCCTGAAGTGCTTACTATAAGCGACCTGATGCAGCATCTTTCCGGTTTACAGAAAGCCGATCAGCTTTCCCTGATTTTCATGCTCTACCAGGTTTTCAAAAAAGAGAAACAGAGCCAGGAATCTTTTGATGAGTTTTATCATTGGGGGGAGATGTTGTTGCGCGACTTTGATGATATAGACAAGTACCTGGCCGATCCCCGTGATGTTTTCCGGAACCTGGCCCGGTTAAAATCACTGGAGGATCATTTTTCCTATCTGACAGAAGAACAGATTGAGTCGATCAGAAGATTCTGGGATACGCTGAATGTAAGCCAGCTTTCGAAGGAACAGAATGATTTCATCAGCATATGGCAGGTGCTTTATAATGTGTATTTTCAGTTTAATATGCTGCTGGATGAGCATAAGCAGGGTTATGAAGGAAAGATCTACCGGTCGGTCACAGACAGGATCAATTCACAGAAGCTTACACCTGAACAGGATAAGTATATTTTTATTGGCTTTAATGCCCTTACCCCGGTTGAACACCGCCTTTTCAAAGAACTGAAACAACAGGGGAAGGCTGTTTTTTACTGGGATTATGATCATTTTTATCTCAATGATCATGAAGCCGGAAGCTTTATTCAGCATAATATGGAACATTTTCCCGGCGAAGAACTGGGCGTTTATGATGGAATGAAGCAGGATAAATACATTCGGTTTGTCAACACCCCCTATGATATTTCCCAGGCCAAGATTCTGCCTGATCTGTTGACAGATATGCCTCAGAAAGAAAGCCATTCACCGGATAAAACGGCCATCGTCCTGCCCGATGAGCATTTGTTGCTGCCGGTGCTGAACAGTTTGCCTGAAACCCCGGGTGAGGTGAACGTGACCATGGGATATCCCGTTTATTCTACGCCGGCATTCAGTTTCCTGCTTACGCTGATACGCCTTCAGGAGAACGTAAAGCAACAAAACGGGGAGGTTCAGTTCTATTACAATGATGTGCTGTCGGTTCTGAATCACCAATATCTTGGGATCATCAGGGATGAAGAGGTAGAGAAGCTTATTGAGCAAATCCACAAGCACAACAAAATCTACATTCCTTCAGGGGAATTAACGATCAACAACCTGTTTCGTGCGGTTTTTGCCTTGCCTGAATCCTATGAATCCCTCAGCGATTATCTGCTGGATAATTATTACAGGTTTTATACCTTGCTGAAACAACAGGATGAAGGGGAGGATTACTCCCTCCGGATGGAGCTGGAAAGCATTTATTATGTATATATTGCTATCAAGCGCTTGAAGGAAGTCTTTCAGCAGCATCAGGCAAATGTTAAACCTGCCACTTATCTTCGGATCCTGGAAAGGGTGGTTAAAAACCAATCCATTCCCTTTCAGGGTGAGCCTTTGTCGGGGATCCAGGTCATGGGCCTTCTGGAAACCCGGACACTCGATTTTGAAAATCTTCTTATTCTTTCAATGAATGAGGGTGTTTTTCCAAAAGCCGAATCCACCCCTTCTTTTATACCATTTAGTCTGAGAAAAGGATTTGGTTTGCCCACCTATGAACACAACGATGCCATCTATGCCTATTATTTCTACCGGCTGATTCAGCGCGCCAAAAACATTACACTGGTTTACAATTCCGGAACAGATGGTATTAAGATGGGCGAGATGAGCCGTTTTATGCACCAGCTTAAGTTTGAGACAAATTTTGATATCAGGGAAAAAACAGTGGTTTCAGGCATCACCATACCGGAAGCCAGGCCTGTTACGGTGGCGAAGACCGCGGAAATTCTTGATGTGCTGGAAAATTATAATGCCATCAGTGGTGGCGAAAAATCCTTTTCTCCCAGCGCCATCAATACCTATCTGCGTTGTTCCCTGCAGTTTTATTACAGGTATATTGCAGGCTTGAAAGAACCCGAGGAAGTCACGGAGAATGTTGATCTGCCGTTGTTCGGATCCCTGCTTCATAAAGCCATTCAACTGCTTTATGAGCCTTACCGGCAGAATAAAAGCCGGATCACTTCGGAAGAACTGAAAAAACTGGAGCGCAATGACGACCTTATTGAAGCCAGAATCATGGAGGCATTTAGAGAAGAATATTTCAGCGATTTCCCCGCGGATAAAAAGATCAATCTTTCGGGTAAGAATTTGTTGATCAAAGACATCATTTTTCAGTATATCAAACAGTTCTTGAAAGTGGAGCAGAAATTTGCCCCTTTTATCCCCATTTCCCTGGAAGAAACCTGGAAGACTTCCGTAGAATTTGCCGTTGATGGAGAAGATAAAAATGTATTGATCCAGGGGGATATCGACCGGGTGGATGAAAACGGTTCCGGTATACGCATTATTGATTACAAAACGGGACAGCCCAAACAATCCTTTAAGGATGTGCCTTCATTGTTTGAAGAGTATGGCAATCACGCGGCCCTGCAGGCTTTGATCTATTCAAGGATGTACAGTGAAGTGCATGGTCCGCAAAAAAAGATCGTTCCCGGCCTTTATTTCTTCCGCAGGATCTACCAGGATGATTTTGACTGGTCGGTTAAGATGAACAAAAAGCAGGTTGCCTATGATGAGATAAAGGTTGAGTTGGAAGAGCACCTCCGGGCTGTGCTTAGTGAGATTTTTGATCCCGGGGAAACATTCACCCAGACCGACGAC